One Pseudomonas fluorescens genomic region harbors:
- a CDS encoding NAD(P)/FAD-dependent oxidoreductase, with the protein MKQQHVNSYYAATRNEVIDFPVLEESVECDVCIIGAGYTGLSSALFLSEAGYKVTVLEAAKVGYGASGRNGGQLVNSYSRDVDVIEERYGDKTAEILGSMIFEGADIIRSRIKDYDIQCDYRPGGIFAAMNKKQLNGLAEQKRSWERYGNRNLKMLDAADIRREVGSDAYVGGLLDLQGGHVHPLNLALGEAAATVRLGGKIYEQSAAVEIKYGEPNVVRTAKGQVRAKYLLIAGNAYLPQGLDNRVTAKSMPCGSQIVVTEPLSEKQARNLITNNYCVEDCNYLLDYYRLTADNRLLYGGGVVYGAREPDDIEQLIRPKILKTFPQLKDVKIDYRWTGNFLLTMSRMPQFGRIEKNAYYMQGYSGHGVTCSHLAGKLISEMIRGDAERFDAFASLPHMPMLGGRTFSAPLTALGAVYYSLRDRFGI; encoded by the coding sequence ATGAAACAGCAACACGTAAACAGCTACTACGCCGCCACCCGCAACGAAGTCATCGATTTTCCGGTTCTCGAAGAGTCGGTCGAGTGCGACGTGTGCATTATCGGCGCCGGCTACACCGGCTTGTCTTCGGCGCTGTTCCTCAGCGAAGCCGGCTACAAGGTCACGGTGCTGGAAGCGGCGAAAGTCGGTTACGGCGCCAGCGGTCGCAACGGTGGGCAACTGGTCAACTCCTACAGCCGCGACGTCGATGTGATCGAAGAACGCTACGGCGACAAGACCGCGGAAATCCTCGGCAGCATGATCTTCGAGGGTGCTGACATCATCCGTTCGCGCATCAAGGATTACGACATCCAGTGCGACTATCGCCCCGGCGGTATTTTCGCGGCGATGAACAAGAAACAACTCAACGGCCTGGCTGAGCAGAAGCGCAGTTGGGAACGTTACGGCAATCGCAACCTGAAGATGCTCGACGCTGCGGACATTCGCCGCGAAGTCGGCTCCGACGCTTATGTCGGCGGCTTGCTGGACCTGCAGGGCGGTCACGTCCATCCGCTGAATCTGGCGCTCGGTGAAGCTGCCGCGACCGTGCGTCTGGGCGGCAAGATCTATGAGCAGTCGGCTGCCGTGGAAATCAAGTACGGCGAACCCAACGTCGTGCGCACCGCCAAAGGCCAAGTCCGCGCCAAATACCTGTTGATCGCCGGCAACGCATATCTGCCGCAAGGCCTCGACAATCGGGTGACCGCGAAAAGCATGCCGTGCGGCTCGCAGATCGTCGTCACCGAACCGTTGAGCGAGAAACAGGCGCGCAATCTGATCACCAACAATTACTGCGTTGAAGATTGCAATTACCTGCTGGATTACTACCGTCTCACCGCCGACAACCGTTTGCTTTACGGCGGCGGCGTGGTCTACGGCGCGCGTGAGCCGGACGACATCGAACAACTGATCCGCCCGAAGATTCTCAAAACCTTCCCGCAGCTCAAGGACGTGAAAATCGACTACCGCTGGACCGGCAACTTTCTGCTGACCATGTCACGCATGCCGCAATTCGGCCGCATCGAGAAAAACGCTTACTACATGCAGGGCTACAGCGGCCACGGCGTCACTTGCTCGCACCTGGCCGGCAAACTGATTTCGGAAATGATCCGCGGCGACGCCGAACGCTTCGATGCCTTCGCCTCGCTGCCGCACATGCCGATGCTCGGCGGCCGCACCTTCTCCGCGCCACTCACCGCCCTCGGCGCCGTCTATTACTCGCTACGCGACCGCTTTGGCATCTAG
- a CDS encoding cupin domain-containing protein → MDTGSRLKLVRESYKLSQRELARRSGVTNATISLIEQNRVSPSVSSLKKLLEGIPMSLADFFTFDQPPREHQYVFRANEQPDLGRHGLRLLLIGASVPSRQMRLLREQYAPGASSGEEPIVHAEGEECGLVTRGTVELTVDGQISVLSAGDGYYFPTTLPHKFRNIGADEAEIISANTPANF, encoded by the coding sequence ATGGATACGGGTTCTCGACTCAAACTAGTACGCGAAAGCTACAAACTCTCCCAGCGCGAACTCGCCCGGCGTAGCGGCGTGACCAATGCGACCATCTCGCTGATCGAACAGAACCGCGTCAGCCCTTCTGTCAGCTCTCTGAAAAAGCTGCTCGAAGGCATTCCGATGTCGCTGGCCGACTTCTTCACCTTCGACCAACCCCCGCGCGAACATCAATATGTGTTCCGCGCCAACGAACAACCCGACCTCGGCCGCCATGGCCTGCGCCTGCTGCTGATCGGCGCCTCCGTGCCCAGCCGCCAGATGCGTTTGCTGCGCGAGCAATACGCACCGGGCGCGAGTTCCGGGGAAGAGCCGATTGTTCACGCTGAAGGCGAGGAGTGCGGGTTGGTGACGCGCGGGACTGTCGAGTTGACCGTGGACGGGCAGATAAGCGTGTTGAGTGCGGGGGATGGCTATTACTTTCCGACCACACTGCCGCACAAGTTCCGCAATATCGGGGCGGATGAGGCTGAGATTATCAGTGCGAATACGCCGGCGAATTTTTGA
- a CDS encoding AbrB family transcriptional regulator, whose protein sequence is MKSIVCLLIAAGFGALLQFEGVPHGLLLGSIAVTALFASKTGIAPATPYGLGYIQITLGIATGLMFEAWDNETASTVLPSLGVLLICLTVQIALAGWWLTRGAGWNRTDALLAVYPGALAAVFDLLESEKASSKVIIVHLTRLLLITVLVSLLIPGQTAAPEVVSDTLTTGMALTAFSVIALSILLGRLLLMIGVPAPFMLTAIIITAVFVKSGWLHGFHMPDWSLNLAALILGVRIGSRFQGLGFAELARHGRTALVSVGLMIVVAAVFAEVAAGWLDNDPLSLWLAYMPGAIETIAIVAFGGGLNVVFILTHHLSRMVLLHFAPALLVQVRRVREEV, encoded by the coding sequence ATGAAATCCATTGTGTGCTTGTTGATTGCCGCCGGGTTCGGCGCGTTGTTGCAGTTTGAAGGCGTGCCCCACGGCTTGCTGTTGGGCTCGATTGCGGTAACCGCGTTGTTCGCCAGTAAAACCGGTATTGCCCCCGCTACTCCTTACGGACTGGGCTACATCCAGATCACGCTGGGCATCGCCACCGGACTGATGTTCGAAGCGTGGGACAACGAAACGGCCTCGACAGTGCTGCCCAGCCTCGGCGTTTTGCTGATCTGCCTGACCGTGCAAATTGCGCTCGCTGGCTGGTGGCTGACACGTGGTGCCGGCTGGAACCGCACCGATGCACTTCTGGCGGTCTATCCCGGCGCATTGGCCGCAGTGTTCGATTTACTTGAATCGGAAAAGGCTTCAAGCAAAGTCATCATCGTCCACCTGACGCGCCTGCTGTTGATCACCGTGCTGGTGAGTTTGCTCATTCCCGGACAAACCGCAGCGCCGGAAGTCGTTAGCGACACGTTGACCACCGGCATGGCGCTGACCGCGTTCTCGGTAATTGCGCTAAGCATATTGCTCGGCCGCTTGTTGCTGATGATCGGCGTCCCGGCGCCGTTCATGCTCACTGCGATCATCATCACTGCCGTGTTTGTGAAATCAGGATGGCTGCACGGTTTTCACATGCCAGACTGGAGCCTGAACCTGGCCGCGCTGATTCTCGGCGTCCGCATCGGCTCACGGTTCCAGGGCCTCGGCTTCGCCGAACTGGCCCGGCACGGGCGCACAGCGCTGGTCTCGGTTGGCTTGATGATCGTGGTTGCGGCAGTGTTTGCCGAAGTAGCGGCGGGGTGGCTGGACAACGATCCACTGTCGTTATGGCTCGCTTACATGCCGGGCGCGATCGAGACAATTGCGATTGTCGCGTTTGGGGGCGGGCTGAATGTGGTGTTTATCCTGACGCATCATTTGAGCCGGATGGTGTTGCTGCATTTTGCCCCGGCGTTGTTGGTGCAAGTGCGGCGGGTGCGCGAAGAAGTCTGA
- a CDS encoding glutamine synthetase family protein, whose translation MKFAALEDARLFLQQNPDIDMIELFILDANGVPRGKLLHREELLAVYESGRPLPSTILGLTVQGEDVENSGLVWDVGDIDCRAYPLEGSLVRLPWRQIPTAAVQVSMHPTEGLPASIADPRHLLVKVIDSLKAEGFHPIMACELEFYLLDAKRDHNGRPQPALDADGGRPRHTQVYGLRELEQIEPFLADLYSACKLHGIPARTAISEYAPGQVEITLEHGDALQAMDQAVRYKRLVKAVAHKHGMQATFMAKPFDHLAGTGMHMHVSLADGEGQNLFASEDPAGTPLLRNAVGGMLASLLDTLLLFCPNANSYRRFQANSYAPLAPTWGVDNRTVSLRVPGGPAFTRHIEHRICGADANPYLAAAAILAGIHRGIRDNLDPGAPVEGNGYAQAKELLPTDWLTSLQALENSVWARDALGQEFLGVYLAVKRAEYRQFMAEVGEQDWRWYLTEA comes from the coding sequence ATGAAATTCGCAGCCCTTGAAGACGCACGCCTGTTTCTTCAACAGAACCCCGATATCGACATGATCGAGTTGTTCATTCTCGACGCCAACGGCGTGCCGCGCGGCAAGCTGTTGCATCGCGAAGAACTGCTCGCCGTATACGAAAGCGGCCGGCCGTTGCCGAGCACCATTCTGGGTCTGACCGTGCAAGGTGAAGACGTCGAAAATTCCGGACTGGTCTGGGACGTCGGCGATATCGACTGCCGCGCCTATCCGCTGGAAGGCAGTCTGGTGCGTCTGCCGTGGCGGCAGATTCCGACCGCGGCCGTACAGGTGAGCATGCACCCGACCGAGGGCCTGCCGGCAAGCATCGCCGACCCGCGCCACTTGCTGGTCAAGGTCATCGACAGCCTCAAGGCCGAGGGTTTCCACCCGATCATGGCCTGCGAGCTGGAGTTCTATCTGCTCGACGCCAAACGCGATCACAATGGCCGTCCGCAACCGGCGCTGGACGCTGATGGCGGCCGACCGCGACACACGCAGGTCTACGGTTTGCGCGAGCTTGAGCAGATCGAACCGTTCCTCGCCGACCTCTACAGCGCCTGCAAACTGCACGGCATTCCGGCACGCACGGCGATTTCCGAATATGCCCCCGGCCAAGTGGAAATCACCCTCGAACACGGCGACGCCCTGCAAGCGATGGATCAGGCGGTGCGCTACAAACGGCTGGTCAAAGCGGTGGCACACAAGCACGGCATGCAGGCGACGTTCATGGCCAAACCGTTCGATCACCTCGCCGGCACGGGCATGCATATGCATGTCAGTCTGGCCGACGGCGAAGGGCAAAATCTGTTCGCCTCCGAAGACCCGGCCGGGACTCCGCTGCTGCGCAACGCGGTTGGCGGCATGCTGGCCTCGCTGCTGGATACGCTCTTGCTGTTTTGCCCGAACGCCAACTCGTATCGCCGCTTCCAGGCCAACAGCTATGCGCCGCTGGCACCGACCTGGGGCGTCGACAACCGCACCGTCAGCCTGCGCGTGCCAGGCGGCCCGGCGTTCACCCGACACATCGAACACCGCATCTGCGGCGCCGACGCCAATCCTTATCTGGCGGCTGCGGCGATTCTGGCGGGCATCCATCGCGGGATTCGCGACAACCTCGATCCGGGCGCCCCGGTCGAGGGCAATGGTTACGCGCAGGCCAAGGAGTTGCTGCCGACCGACTGGCTGACGTCGCTGCAGGCGCTGGAGAATTCGGTGTGGGCGCGGGATGCCCTGGGGCAGGAGTTTCTCGGAGTGTATCTGGCGGTGAAGCGCGCCGAGTATCGGCAGTTCATGGCCGAAGTGGGTGAGCAGGATTGGCGCTGGTATCTGACCGAAGCCTGA
- a CDS encoding HD domain-containing protein, with protein MAQSLERAIAIAAAAHTGQVDKGGAPYILHPLKVMLRMNTLEERIVAVLHDVVEDCGVSLDDLRAEGFSEEVLAAIAAVTKVPGETYEDFVGRAAQNPIGRVVKLADLEENSDISRIVSPSWEDLERIEKYRRAIARLRA; from the coding sequence ATGGCCCAATCCCTCGAACGCGCCATCGCCATTGCCGCCGCGGCCCACACCGGGCAGGTCGACAAGGGCGGCGCGCCGTATATTCTGCATCCACTGAAAGTCATGTTGCGCATGAATACGCTTGAAGAGCGCATCGTCGCCGTGCTGCACGATGTGGTCGAGGATTGTGGGGTGAGCCTCGACGATTTGCGCGCGGAAGGCTTTAGCGAGGAGGTACTGGCGGCGATTGCGGCGGTGACCAAAGTGCCCGGTGAGACCTACGAGGATTTCGTCGGCCGTGCCGCGCAGAACCCGATCGGGCGGGTGGTGAAACTGGCGGATCTGGAGGAGAACAGCGATATCTCGCGAATTGTCTCGCCGAGTTGGGAGGATCTGGAGCGGATCGAGAAGTATCGGCGGGCGATTGCACGGCTCCGCGCATAG
- a CDS encoding NAD(P)/FAD-dependent oxidoreductase, translating to MTERCNSYYTATLNQDTDYPTLQGRHQVDVVIIGGGFTGVATAVELAEKGLKVAIVESHKIGWGATGRNGGQVTGSLSGDGAMRKQMRAKLGDDVDDFIWHLRWRGHEIIQQRVEKYAIACDLKHGHLQAAYKPSHMVDLRKDYEEAVRRGLGDEVSLLDRSQVRDLLQSELYHGAIKNTRNMHLHPLNLCIGEARAAESLGALIFENSEVLEIIHGDRPGIKTAHGQIDANQVMLAGDVYHKLEPGQLKGKIFPAMGGIVTTAPLGELARQINPQDLAVYDCRFVLDYYRLTADGRLLFGGGANYSGKDSRDIAAELRPCIERTFPALKGVQIDYQWSCAMGIVINRIPQLGKLSENVWYCQGYSGHGIATTHIMGEIMSRAITGQMQQFDTFAACQHIRVPMGDLLGNPLLAAGMWYYQMLEKLR from the coding sequence ATGACTGAACGCTGCAATTCCTACTACACCGCCACCCTCAACCAGGACACCGACTACCCGACCCTGCAAGGTCGCCACCAGGTTGACGTGGTGATCATCGGTGGCGGTTTCACTGGCGTCGCCACTGCCGTGGAACTGGCCGAAAAGGGTCTGAAAGTCGCCATCGTCGAAAGCCACAAGATTGGCTGGGGCGCCACCGGGCGCAATGGCGGTCAAGTCACCGGCAGCCTTTCCGGCGACGGCGCGATGCGCAAACAGATGCGCGCGAAACTCGGCGATGACGTCGATGATTTCATCTGGCATCTGCGCTGGCGCGGGCATGAAATCATCCAGCAACGGGTCGAGAAATATGCCATTGCCTGCGATCTCAAACACGGCCATCTGCAAGCGGCGTACAAGCCCAGCCACATGGTTGATTTGCGCAAGGATTACGAAGAAGCCGTGCGTCGCGGGTTGGGCGATGAGGTGAGTCTGCTCGACCGCAGCCAGGTACGCGATCTGCTGCAAAGCGAGCTCTATCACGGCGCGATCAAGAACACTCGAAACATGCATCTGCATCCGCTCAACCTGTGCATCGGTGAAGCACGGGCGGCGGAAAGTCTCGGTGCGTTGATCTTCGAAAACAGCGAGGTGCTGGAGATCATTCACGGCGATCGGCCTGGAATAAAAACCGCTCACGGCCAGATCGACGCCAATCAGGTGATGCTTGCCGGTGACGTCTATCACAAGCTCGAACCTGGCCAGCTGAAGGGCAAGATTTTTCCAGCCATGGGCGGCATCGTCACTACCGCACCACTGGGCGAACTGGCGCGGCAAATCAACCCGCAAGATCTGGCGGTGTACGACTGCCGCTTTGTTCTCGACTATTACCGCCTCACCGCCGACGGTCGCCTGCTGTTCGGTGGCGGCGCCAACTACAGCGGCAAGGATTCACGCGACATCGCCGCCGAACTGCGCCCGTGCATCGAGCGCACCTTCCCCGCGCTCAAAGGTGTGCAGATCGACTATCAATGGAGTTGCGCGATGGGCATCGTCATCAACCGCATCCCGCAACTCGGCAAGTTGTCGGAAAACGTCTGGTATTGTCAGGGTTACTCAGGGCACGGCATCGCCACAACACACATCATGGGCGAAATCATGAGCCGCGCGATCACCGGACAGATGCAGCAGTTCGATACGTTTGCCGCGTGCCAGCACATTCGAGTGCCGATGGGCGATTTGCTCGGAAATCCGTTGTTGGCGGCGGGAATGTGGTACTACCAGATGCTCGAAAAGTTGCGCTGA
- a CDS encoding DeoR/GlpR family DNA-binding transcription regulator, with amino-acid sequence MHDHSIAELPSLRRQKILLLLERDGKVMASELSQHFAVSEDTIRRDLAELDNAGLVQRVHGGALPRPKDSGKDYFARLDETDEVKVRLAQRAAQEVQDGQIVLFDSGSTTLQVARSLRADISITAVTASPITAIALSEFKGVKVILAGGQLNPRTMAAGGHEALRLLAGIKADLAITGVCAIHPEVGITSLHFDEVPVKQAMLDGAARVIAVTSADKLGAVEPFVVAPCARLHMLITERHVASGSVEDYRRLGIVVEQLPD; translated from the coding sequence ATGCACGATCACTCCATCGCCGAATTGCCGTCCCTGCGCCGGCAGAAAATCCTTTTGCTCCTCGAACGTGACGGCAAAGTCATGGCATCCGAGTTGAGCCAGCATTTTGCGGTATCCGAAGACACCATCCGTCGCGACCTCGCCGAACTGGACAACGCCGGGCTGGTGCAGCGGGTGCACGGCGGGGCGTTGCCGCGTCCGAAAGATTCCGGTAAGGATTATTTCGCGCGTCTTGACGAGACCGACGAAGTGAAAGTGCGCCTGGCGCAACGGGCGGCACAGGAGGTGCAGGACGGGCAGATCGTGCTGTTCGATTCCGGCTCCACCACGTTGCAGGTGGCGCGTTCGTTGCGTGCGGATATCAGCATCACTGCGGTTACCGCATCACCGATCACCGCAATTGCCTTGTCCGAATTCAAAGGTGTGAAAGTGATCCTTGCGGGCGGCCAGTTGAACCCGCGGACGATGGCGGCGGGTGGGCATGAGGCGCTGCGCTTGCTGGCGGGAATCAAGGCTGATCTTGCGATAACCGGTGTGTGTGCGATTCACCCGGAGGTGGGGATTACCTCGCTGCATTTCGATGAGGTGCCGGTGAAGCAGGCGATGCTCGATGGCGCGGCGCGGGTCATCGCCGTGACTTCGGCCGACAAGCTGGGTGCGGTGGAACCGTTTGTGGTGGCGCCGTGTGCGCGCTTGCACATGCTGATCACCGAGCGGCATGTGGCGTCGGGGAGTGTCGAGGATTATCGGCGGTTGGGGATTGTGGTGGAGCAGCTTCCCGATTGA
- a CDS encoding aldehyde dehydrogenase translates to MTMTRNDWEQRFQSLTIESRAFINGEYRPAISGDTFECLSPVDGRFLAAVASTDDADANLAVEVARQSFESGVWAKKAPAERKRILIRFADLILQNQEELALLETLDMGKPISDSMSIDIPATANAIRWSAEAIDKIYDEVAATPHDQLGLVTREPSGVVAAIVPWNFPLIMASWKFAPALAAGNSFILKPSEKSPLTAIRIAQLALDAGIPKGVFNVLPGFGHTVGKALALHMDVDVLAFTGSTAIAKQLMIYAGQSNMKRVWLEAGGKSPNVVFADAPDLRAAAQAAAGAIAFNQGEVCTAGSRLLVERSIREQFIPLLVEALQAWKPGHALDPATTVGAVVDQRQLDNVLRYIGIGREEGAELIAGGQRTLEETGGLYVQPAIFDGVTNAMTIAREEIFGPVLSLITFDTAEEALQIANDSIFGLAAGVWTSNLSKAHTFARGLRAGSVWVNQYDGGDMTAPFGGFKQSGNGRDKSLHAFDKYTELKATWIKL, encoded by the coding sequence ATGACAATGACCCGCAACGACTGGGAACAACGCTTCCAGTCCCTGACCATCGAATCCCGCGCGTTCATCAACGGTGAATACCGCCCCGCGATCAGCGGCGACACGTTCGAATGCCTGAGCCCGGTGGACGGTCGCTTCCTCGCCGCCGTTGCCAGCACCGATGACGCGGACGCAAACCTCGCCGTCGAAGTCGCGCGCCAGTCTTTTGAATCCGGCGTGTGGGCGAAGAAAGCCCCGGCCGAACGCAAGCGCATCCTGATTCGCTTCGCCGATCTGATCCTGCAGAACCAGGAAGAGCTGGCGCTGCTGGAAACCCTCGACATGGGCAAACCGATCAGCGATTCGATGAGCATCGACATCCCGGCGACCGCCAACGCGATCCGCTGGAGCGCCGAAGCCATCGACAAGATCTACGACGAAGTCGCTGCTACGCCGCACGACCAACTTGGCCTCGTCACCCGCGAGCCGTCCGGCGTGGTTGCCGCGATCGTGCCGTGGAACTTCCCGCTGATCATGGCCAGCTGGAAATTCGCCCCGGCGCTGGCCGCCGGCAACTCATTCATCCTCAAACCTTCGGAAAAGTCGCCACTGACTGCGATCCGCATCGCGCAACTCGCGCTGGATGCCGGCATTCCCAAAGGCGTGTTCAACGTCCTGCCAGGCTTTGGTCACACGGTCGGCAAAGCGCTGGCGTTGCACATGGATGTCGACGTGCTGGCTTTCACCGGCTCCACGGCGATTGCCAAGCAACTGATGATTTACGCCGGGCAAAGCAACATGAAACGCGTCTGGCTCGAAGCCGGCGGCAAGAGCCCGAACGTGGTGTTCGCCGACGCACCGGACTTGCGCGCAGCCGCACAGGCAGCGGCCGGTGCCATTGCCTTCAATCAGGGCGAAGTGTGCACCGCCGGCTCGCGTTTGCTGGTCGAACGTTCGATTCGCGAGCAGTTCATTCCGCTTTTGGTGGAAGCGCTGCAAGCGTGGAAACCGGGGCACGCTCTTGATCCTGCGACCACCGTCGGTGCGGTGGTCGATCAGCGTCAACTCGACAACGTGCTGCGCTACATCGGCATCGGCCGTGAGGAGGGCGCTGAGCTGATTGCCGGCGGTCAACGCACCCTCGAAGAAACCGGTGGCCTCTACGTGCAGCCAGCGATTTTTGACGGTGTAACCAACGCGATGACCATCGCCCGCGAAGAGATCTTCGGCCCGGTGCTATCGCTGATCACCTTCGACACCGCCGAAGAAGCGCTGCAAATCGCCAACGACAGCATCTTCGGTCTCGCCGCCGGCGTGTGGACCAGCAACCTCAGCAAGGCGCACACCTTCGCGCGCGGTTTGCGCGCTGGCAGCGTTTGGGTCAACCAGTACGACGGCGGCGATATGACCGCGCCGTTCGGTGGTTTCAAGCAATCGGGCAACGGTCGCGATAAGTCGCTGCACGCGTTCGACAAGTACACCGAGCTGAAAGCGACCTGGATCAAGCTCTAA